From the genome of Paracoccus albus:
GGCGGGCATCCGCGAAACGGCGGAAACATTCCTGGCGGGGGGCTGAAGAAACAGATGCAAACAGCGGTAATCACCGGCGGCGGAACCGGCATCGGGCTGGCCACTGCACAACACCTGCTGTCGCAGGGCTGGCACGTCGTCGCATGCGGGATCGACCACGAAGACCCCTTGCCCGACGGGATAGAGTTTCAGCGCTGCGATGTTACCGACGCAGCCGAGCTGAGCGCCCTGATGGCCCGCGCAGATCGGATCGACGCGCTCATCAACTGCGCCGGCATCATCAAACAGGCCGAAGAGTGGCAGCCCGAAACCTTCAACAATGTGCTGGATGTGAACCTGACCGCCTCTATGGCGGCGGCAACAGCGGCACGTACAAAACTGCGCGATGCGGGCGGCAGCATCGTCAACCTCGCCTCTATGTGGAGCTGGTTCGGATCGGCCAACGCCCCGGCCTATGCCGCATCAAAGGGTGGAATCGTCGCGCTGACCCGTTCGCTGGCGGTCGCTTGGGGGCCAGAGGGCATCCGCTGCAACGCCATCGCACCTGGCTGGGTCAACACCCGCATGGGTGCCGGCGCGCGCAACGACCCGGCCCGCGAACCGGCGATCACGGCGCGCATACCGCTTGGGCGATGGGCGGAACCATCTGAAATTGCAAAAGTAATCGGATTTCTCGTGTCAGAGGATGCGGCCTATATCAACGGCGCACTACTGCCCGTCGATG
Proteins encoded in this window:
- a CDS encoding SDR family NAD(P)-dependent oxidoreductase; the encoded protein is MQTAVITGGGTGIGLATAQHLLSQGWHVVACGIDHEDPLPDGIEFQRCDVTDAAELSALMARADRIDALINCAGIIKQAEEWQPETFNNVLDVNLTASMAAATAARTKLRDAGGSIVNLASMWSWFGSANAPAYAASKGGIVALTRSLAVAWGPEGIRCNAIAPGWVNTRMGAGARNDPAREPAITARIPLGRWAEPSEIAKVIGFLVSEDAAYINGALLPVDGGYSVA